A DNA window from Deinococcus multiflagellatus contains the following coding sequences:
- a CDS encoding Crp/Fnr family transcriptional regulator yields MLPGAFGALPADAQAQVMAAGRVGRWSRAELLYHPEDPAETLYLLLRGAARLYRLGTGAREVTLDVHGPGSLLGVLALVGGAGYGMYAEAMDDTEALLLGKEALTRLTGAQPAVGVALTEQITRQTRGVQERLSGLVFLEVSQRLAVALLNLADREGPWPEGGALALRDRVSHQDLAHVVGSTRETITKLLGDFRTRGLLDLGYRRIILTDREGLQRVTREPLR; encoded by the coding sequence ATGTTGCCCGGTGCGTTCGGTGCCCTGCCCGCAGATGCTCAGGCGCAGGTGATGGCGGCGGGCCGCGTGGGCCGCTGGAGCCGCGCAGAGTTGCTGTACCACCCCGAAGACCCGGCCGAGACCCTGTACCTGCTGCTGCGCGGCGCCGCACGCCTGTACCGCCTGGGCACCGGCGCGCGCGAGGTCACCCTGGACGTGCATGGCCCAGGCTCGCTGCTGGGCGTGCTGGCCCTGGTGGGCGGCGCGGGCTACGGCATGTACGCCGAGGCCATGGACGACACCGAGGCCCTGCTGCTGGGCAAGGAGGCGCTGACCCGCCTGACGGGCGCGCAGCCCGCCGTGGGTGTCGCCCTGACCGAGCAGATCACCCGGCAGACGCGCGGGGTGCAGGAGCGCCTGTCGGGGCTGGTGTTTCTGGAGGTGTCGCAGCGGCTGGCTGTGGCCCTGCTGAATCTCGCTGACCGCGAAGGCCCCTGGCCCGAGGGCGGCGCGCTGGCCCTGCGTGACCGGGTGTCGCACCAGGATTTGGCGCATGTGGTGGGCAGCACCCGCGAGACCATCACCAAGCTGCTGGGCGATTTCCGCACCCGGGGTCTGCTGGACCTGGGCTACCGCCGCATCATCCTGACCGACCGCGAAGGCCTGCAGCGGGTCACGCGCGAGCCTTTGCGGTAA
- a CDS encoding WecB/TagA/CpsF family glycosyltransferase, which yields MTTPQAPGRLSLFDLPLDIVSLEATLDRLEGWLDAPRAPHTVVTLNPEFIVQSRTQPDFVNAIQVADLVTADGVGIVWAARQLAGIEVPRAPGFDIVQGLMKRRGERLRVFFLGAKPGVAEVAAQNAAREYGIVVAGIHHGYFDLPEDQRVAELVRDSRADLLLTGMGAGRQETFNQYWRQVMNTPVMIGCGGVIDVLAGTADLAPAWTRRLGVEWLWRVGLDRKRWNRAPRLAQFVRLVRAEKKRQGKKGEGRGGAGGAAG from the coding sequence ATGACCACCCCGCAAGCCCCCGGGCGCCTGAGCCTGTTTGATCTGCCGCTGGACATCGTTTCCCTGGAAGCCACCCTGGACCGCCTGGAAGGCTGGCTGGACGCGCCGCGCGCCCCGCACACCGTGGTGACCCTGAACCCGGAGTTCATCGTCCAGTCGCGCACCCAGCCCGATTTCGTGAACGCCATCCAGGTGGCTGATCTGGTGACTGCCGACGGCGTGGGCATCGTCTGGGCCGCGCGGCAGCTGGCCGGCATAGAGGTGCCGCGCGCCCCGGGCTTCGACATCGTGCAGGGCCTGATGAAGCGCCGGGGCGAGCGGCTGCGGGTGTTCTTCCTGGGCGCCAAGCCCGGCGTGGCCGAGGTGGCCGCCCAGAACGCCGCGCGCGAGTACGGCATTGTGGTGGCGGGCATTCACCACGGGTACTTCGACCTGCCCGAAGACCAGCGCGTGGCCGAACTGGTGCGCGACAGCCGCGCCGACCTGCTGCTGACCGGCATGGGCGCCGGGCGCCAGGAGACCTTTAATCAGTACTGGCGGCAGGTGATGAACACCCCAGTCATGATCGGCTGCGGCGGCGTGATTGACGTGCTGGCCGGCACCGCCGATCTGGCCCCGGCCTGGACCCGTCGCCTGGGTGTGGAATGGCTCTGGCGCGTGGGCCTGGACCGCAAACGCTGGAACCGCGCTCCGCGCCTGGCCCAGTTCGTGCGGCTGGTGCGGGCCGAGAAGAAGCGGCAGGGCAAGAAGGGGGAGGGGAGAGGCGGGGCTGGTGGGGCCGCAGGGTGA
- a CDS encoding aminotransferase family protein, with protein sequence MSNVFYRSRKSYPVAVRAEGVFIEDAQGRRYLDGSSGALVANIGHGRTEVAQAMAAQAGQLAFVHGSQFSSDVLETYAARLADFLALPDYRFWAVSGGSEANESAIKLARQFHVERGEPARYKIVTRVPSYHGASLGALAASGMGARREVYAPLMREDAWPKMPKPDPTLSGEEDAERLRAVLEAAGPETVAAFICEPVVGASDAALAPNSGYHARIAQICQEYGVLFIADEVMSGMGRCGEPLAVRLGGDVTPDLVVLGKGLAAGYAPLAGLMASPAVYDTVMNGSGAFKHGFTYAGHPVSVAAGLSVLDIVAREGLPQAAQARGQQLLAGLETLRGRHPQVLAVRGQGLLLGVVLGDPATGEAYAQPGLAERVAAAAREEGLLTYPGSGAVDGIRGDHLLLGPPLSIAPDEAELLLSALDRAMERVGQHIPV encoded by the coding sequence ATGTCCAATGTGTTTTACCGCTCCCGCAAGTCCTACCCCGTCGCCGTGCGTGCCGAGGGGGTGTTTATTGAGGATGCCCAGGGCCGGCGGTATCTGGACGGGTCGTCCGGGGCGCTGGTGGCGAATATTGGACACGGGCGCACCGAGGTGGCGCAGGCGATGGCGGCGCAGGCCGGGCAGCTGGCCTTTGTGCACGGCTCGCAGTTTTCCAGCGATGTGCTGGAGACGTACGCCGCGCGGCTGGCCGATTTCCTGGCCCTGCCCGACTACCGCTTCTGGGCCGTGTCGGGCGGCTCGGAGGCGAACGAGAGCGCGATCAAGCTGGCGCGGCAGTTCCATGTGGAACGCGGCGAGCCGGCGCGCTACAAGATCGTGACCCGGGTGCCCAGCTACCACGGCGCCTCGCTGGGCGCGCTGGCGGCCTCGGGGATGGGGGCCCGGCGTGAGGTCTACGCGCCTCTGATGCGCGAGGACGCGTGGCCCAAGATGCCCAAGCCGGACCCCACCCTCAGCGGCGAAGAGGACGCCGAGCGTCTGCGCGCCGTGCTGGAAGCGGCGGGCCCGGAGACGGTGGCGGCGTTCATCTGCGAGCCGGTGGTGGGGGCGTCCGACGCGGCGCTGGCGCCCAATTCTGGCTACCACGCCCGTATTGCCCAGATCTGCCAGGAGTACGGCGTGCTGTTCATTGCCGACGAGGTCATGAGCGGCATGGGCCGCTGCGGCGAGCCGCTGGCCGTGCGTCTGGGCGGCGACGTCACGCCGGACCTCGTGGTGCTGGGCAAGGGACTGGCGGCCGGCTACGCCCCCCTGGCCGGCCTGATGGCCAGCCCCGCCGTGTACGACACCGTGATGAACGGCAGCGGCGCCTTCAAACACGGCTTTACCTACGCCGGGCACCCGGTCAGCGTGGCTGCCGGCCTGAGCGTGCTGGACATCGTGGCGCGTGAAGGGCTGCCCCAGGCCGCCCAGGCGCGGGGCCAGCAACTGCTGGCGGGGCTGGAGACGCTGCGCGGGCGGCACCCACAGGTGCTCGCTGTGCGGGGCCAGGGCCTGCTGCTGGGCGTGGTGCTGGGCGACCCGGCCACGGGCGAGGCCTACGCCCAGCCGGGGCTGGCCGAGCGCGTGGCCGCCGCTGCCCGCGAGGAAGGGCTGCTGACCTACCCGGGCTCGGGCGCGGTGGACGGCATCCGGGGCGATCACCTGCTGCTGGGCCCCCCCCTGAGCATCGCCCCTGACGAGGCCGAGCTGCTGCTGAGCGCTCTGGACCGCGCCATGGAGCGGGTGGGTCAGCACATCCCCGTTTAA